One window of Alkaliphilus metalliredigens QYMF genomic DNA carries:
- a CDS encoding ABC transporter ATP-binding protein, translating into MNVLEVKNLSKIYLGKINYTGLENIDFNLKEGEFVGVMGPSGSGKTTLLNCVSTIDEPSTGEVLVNGKNPYKLKEEELSKFRRKELGFVFQDFNLVHTLTVKENIILPLVLDSIDLKVMEERLNKIINLLGIEKILNKRTFEISGGQAQRVALARALIHNPPLLLADEPTGNLDTKAAKDVMKIFTTINEELTTSILMVTHNPYIASFCSRVIFIKDGNLYNEIHRGDNKTVFYKKIIDMLSFLGGDVDDI; encoded by the coding sequence ATGAATGTTTTAGAAGTAAAGAATCTGTCGAAAATTTATTTGGGAAAAATAAATTATACAGGATTAGAAAATATTGATTTTAATTTAAAAGAAGGTGAATTTGTAGGAGTGATGGGACCTTCTGGCAGCGGAAAAACCACTTTATTAAATTGCGTTTCTACAATAGATGAACCCTCAACTGGTGAAGTTTTAGTAAATGGCAAAAATCCATATAAATTAAAAGAAGAAGAGTTATCTAAATTTCGCAGAAAGGAATTAGGTTTTGTTTTTCAGGATTTTAATTTAGTACACACTTTAACAGTAAAAGAAAATATCATACTACCATTAGTACTAGATAGTATAGATTTAAAAGTTATGGAAGAGAGGCTTAACAAAATCATAAACCTTTTAGGAATCGAAAAGATATTAAATAAAAGGACTTTTGAAATTTCAGGAGGGCAAGCCCAGAGAGTTGCTTTAGCAAGGGCATTAATTCATAATCCACCTTTACTATTAGCTGATGAACCTACTGGTAATTTAGATACTAAAGCTGCAAAAGATGTAATGAAAATATTTACTACCATTAATGAAGAACTTACTACATCTATTTTAATGGTTACTCATAATCCATATATAGCAAGCTTTTGCAGTAGAGTTATTTTTATAAAAGATGGAAATCTTTATAATGAGATTCATAGGGGAGATAATAAAACTGTATTTTATAAGAAAATAATAGATATGTTGAGTTTCTTAGGAGGTGATGTAGATGACATTTAA
- a CDS encoding sensor histidine kinase: protein MKLFIKHHISFIVLFILVFICLGFTIEVLGGIENNFKYFVFLSFFLLFIFLAIKYFRNYRIYNAFSNKPKELKEILLHNPKSALEEAFSQNQREYFKIFNNKILELESIQKQYKMFIDQSIHQMKTPLSVISMISQKNGEDESFKKVLAQVNNLDYHLSQTLKFLRLSDIEKDIQIEKINLRALVVEVINDLKDFFILNAIYPSVNIDEDIFVFTDKKQIKNVIYQITNNGIKYGRKDSKLIFDIKSDIGNTILNITNDGIGIVSSDIDRVFDIFYTGENGRTYGESSGVGLYIVKKVLDLLSHHISIKSIPNEKTTFSIYF from the coding sequence ATGAAACTGTTTATAAAACATCATATTTCATTTATAGTTTTATTTATACTAGTATTTATATGCTTAGGGTTTACTATTGAAGTTTTAGGAGGAATTGAAAATAACTTTAAATACTTTGTTTTTCTAAGTTTTTTTCTGTTGTTTATTTTTTTAGCCATTAAATATTTTAGAAACTATAGAATTTATAATGCTTTTTCAAATAAACCTAAGGAACTCAAAGAAATATTATTGCATAATCCTAAATCAGCCTTGGAAGAGGCATTTTCTCAAAACCAAAGAGAATATTTTAAAATATTTAATAACAAGATATTAGAGTTAGAAAGTATTCAAAAACAATACAAAATGTTTATAGATCAGAGTATTCATCAGATGAAAACACCTTTATCTGTAATAAGTATGATTTCCCAAAAGAATGGAGAAGATGAAAGCTTTAAAAAGGTGTTAGCTCAAGTAAATAACTTGGATTACCATTTATCTCAGACTTTAAAATTTTTAAGACTAAGTGATATTGAAAAAGATATACAAATTGAAAAGATAAATCTAAGAGCTTTAGTGGTAGAAGTTATTAATGATTTAAAAGATTTTTTCATATTAAACGCTATCTATCCTTCTGTAAATATTGATGAGGATATATTTGTTTTTACAGATAAAAAGCAAATTAAAAATGTTATTTATCAGATTACAAACAATGGAATAAAGTATGGTAGGAAAGATAGCAAATTAATATTTGATATAAAAAGTGATATAGGAAATACTATTTTAAACATAACTAATGATGGAATTGGAATAGTTTCTAGTGATATAGATAGAGTATTTGATATATTTTATACAGGAGAAAATGGAAGGACATATGGGGAATCCAGCGGTGTGGGACTGTATATAGTTAAAAAGGTTTTAGATCTTTTATCCCACCATATCAGCATAAAATCTATCCCAAACGAAAAAACTACATTTAGTATATACTTTTAA